In a single window of the Nitrospira sp. MA-1 genome:
- a CDS encoding PAS domain S-box protein, with protein sequence MLDVLYGFFIVAKVKSFGFPLQLKGKTILAMVLVGLLPLILSLLLTYFEEKRALREAAGITMKGIAVEVARKVETQIIRGINEAQQLATIPFIRSAVLNSNRSYADKNPDEIQALIQQWQESWRIQSSLDEFPVFLNKYATDYLIQWHAIRKSDYLAIVVVDAQGALVLSSFPQVNFFHGNSLWWEAVVQHHETQAFVSDLSFDPEFGTHVLNVGVPIWDDLRQHVVGAISILLRRDSLFRSISEVAAGKTGHAMLTASDGMPILCPAFSLEEHVMPSNVVSAFQQGGVGWLVADPDSHGMPNAIVGYAPLHLGMPLAPESFGGKSWHMLTSQDSAETYAPLDQLLSKVIFYGIAVFVILWGAGVVVAGRIVKPIQVLSQGVEQFGSGNLSEKIAIRSGDEIERLADTFNAMAENLQHSFFELNQKVDEIGRLEQKYRDLIENAPEMIHQLDPSGRFVHVNTTELQKLGYSLAEMLEMSLWDIVPAEQQEVVQAYVQGLALGGARSIETVFRTQSREVMDVEIHSTTLMDPGTHLVVYSRGFVRDITARKALEREVERYTNQLEGIVAERTQQLSESEAGYKALFNLAADSIFVVDSEGRILDVNARERDILGYVPSDLEGASFVKLVPPAFQVVSQSLLDRVSGEEPKVPTTEIEVYDRQGVMKSVEMDLVRIDMGGRASIMVQLRDITEHKKFEAELQRYNEVLEEKVSERTREIEQAKLYIESLLENANDVIYTLDVDLRFTYVNGKVDAWGYRKEDLIGKPYLSLLSKRYRGRYLKETLDLGTKQVYEVEVVSREGELRAVMVSVAPLLNDAGVYTGVLGIARDITERKHLERQVQNSERLASIGKLAAGVAHEINNPLGGILNCLYNIRKGTLTPERSQEYLHFMEDGLRRVQRIVRQLLDFSQQREPELAMTDLHQILDRVLVLTEHVFLVKHATLSKFYDETLPLVMVDAHMIEQVIMNLVLNAVQALKEGGQVTLRTRKQEDGYEIEVEDTGCGIPPEIRPHIFDPFFTTKGTGEGTGLGLSVSLGIVQRHAGEMLVDSEEGKGTRFTIRMPLVRSRSGIPVKVGT encoded by the coding sequence GTGTTAGATGTTCTCTATGGATTTTTCATTGTTGCCAAAGTGAAAAGCTTTGGGTTTCCCCTCCAACTGAAGGGCAAGACGATCCTGGCTATGGTGCTGGTCGGTCTATTGCCCCTTATTCTTTCTCTTCTCCTCACCTATTTTGAAGAAAAACGGGCACTACGGGAAGCCGCCGGTATCACCATGAAGGGGATTGCCGTGGAAGTGGCTCGTAAAGTCGAGACCCAGATTATTCGTGGGATCAATGAAGCACAACAGTTGGCCACCATTCCCTTTATTCGAAGTGCCGTCCTAAATTCGAACCGGAGTTATGCTGATAAAAATCCAGACGAAATTCAGGCCCTTATTCAACAGTGGCAGGAAAGTTGGCGGATCCAATCCAGTCTGGATGAGTTTCCGGTATTTCTGAACAAATATGCCACGGACTACCTGATTCAATGGCATGCGATCAGAAAATCGGATTATCTCGCCATAGTTGTGGTCGATGCGCAAGGAGCGCTGGTATTAAGCTCTTTCCCACAAGTCAATTTTTTCCATGGAAACAGTCTCTGGTGGGAGGCGGTCGTTCAACATCATGAAACCCAAGCATTTGTGAGTGATTTGTCATTTGATCCAGAGTTTGGGACTCATGTCCTGAATGTTGGTGTCCCTATTTGGGACGATCTTCGTCAGCATGTAGTGGGAGCCATTAGTATTCTTCTGAGGAGAGACTCGTTATTTCGGTCGATTTCTGAAGTGGCGGCCGGGAAAACAGGTCATGCCATGTTAACTGCTTCTGATGGGATGCCAATTCTCTGCCCAGCATTTTCCTTGGAAGAGCATGTGATGCCCTCTAATGTGGTCAGTGCGTTCCAACAAGGTGGTGTGGGGTGGTTGGTTGCTGATCCGGATTCACATGGTATGCCGAATGCCATAGTTGGCTATGCTCCTCTCCACTTGGGGATGCCACTTGCTCCAGAAAGTTTTGGAGGTAAGTCCTGGCATATGTTGACCAGTCAAGACTCTGCCGAAACGTATGCTCCGCTGGATCAATTATTAAGCAAGGTCATCTTCTATGGAATCGCCGTTTTTGTCATCTTGTGGGGGGCGGGGGTCGTGGTTGCTGGCCGGATTGTGAAGCCCATTCAGGTCTTATCCCAAGGAGTTGAGCAATTTGGAAGTGGGAATCTTTCGGAAAAGATTGCCATCCGTTCCGGTGATGAAATCGAACGTTTGGCTGACACATTTAATGCCATGGCGGAGAATCTTCAACATTCGTTTTTTGAGTTGAATCAGAAAGTTGATGAAATTGGGCGTTTGGAGCAGAAATATCGTGATCTCATTGAAAATGCTCCGGAAATGATTCATCAATTGGATCCTTCAGGGCGGTTCGTGCATGTCAATACGACCGAGTTGCAAAAGCTGGGATACTCACTAGCCGAAATGCTTGAGATGTCGCTCTGGGATATTGTTCCGGCGGAACAACAAGAAGTGGTGCAGGCCTACGTCCAAGGGTTAGCCTTAGGCGGGGCTCGCTCCATCGAAACTGTCTTTCGGACGCAATCGCGTGAAGTGATGGATGTGGAAATTCATTCCACGACTTTGATGGATCCAGGAACCCATTTGGTGGTGTATTCGAGAGGATTTGTGAGGGATATCACAGCACGAAAGGCTCTGGAGCGTGAGGTTGAGCGGTATACGAACCAACTGGAAGGGATTGTGGCTGAACGAACCCAACAATTGTCTGAATCAGAGGCGGGATATAAGGCGCTTTTCAATTTGGCTGCCGATTCAATTTTTGTGGTCGATTCGGAAGGCCGGATCTTGGATGTCAATGCCCGTGAACGGGATATTCTAGGGTATGTCCCTTCTGATTTAGAGGGTGCTTCCTTCGTGAAGCTTGTGCCACCGGCGTTCCAAGTCGTCAGTCAGAGTTTGTTAGATCGGGTCAGCGGTGAGGAGCCAAAGGTGCCCACGACAGAGATTGAAGTTTATGATCGGCAAGGCGTGATGAAATCCGTGGAGATGGACCTCGTTCGGATTGATATGGGAGGAAGAGCCTCAATCATGGTCCAGTTACGAGATATAACCGAGCATAAAAAGTTTGAAGCTGAACTACAACGATACAATGAAGTCTTGGAAGAGAAAGTCTCTGAGCGTACTCGGGAAATTGAACAAGCCAAACTGTACATTGAAAGTTTGTTGGAAAATGCGAATGACGTGATTTATACCTTGGACGTTGATTTACGGTTTACTTATGTCAATGGAAAAGTTGATGCCTGGGGATATCGAAAAGAGGACTTGATTGGTAAGCCGTATCTCTCGTTACTCTCCAAGCGGTATCGTGGACGGTATTTGAAAGAGACATTGGATCTCGGGACAAAGCAAGTCTACGAAGTGGAGGTGGTGAGTCGAGAGGGAGAGTTGCGGGCGGTGATGGTGAGTGTGGCACCGCTTCTCAATGATGCAGGCGTCTACACAGGAGTCTTGGGCATCGCCAGGGATATTACGGAGCGCAAGCATTTGGAACGCCAGGTGCAGAATTCTGAGCGATTAGCGTCCATTGGGAAGCTGGCCGCCGGGGTTGCCCATGAAATCAACAATCCGTTAGGGGGAATTTTGAATTGTTTATACAATATCCGAAAAGGGACGTTGACGCCTGAGCGATCTCAGGAATATTTGCATTTTATGGAGGATGGGTTGCGACGGGTTCAACGTATCGTTCGCCAGCTCCTGGATTTTTCTCAGCAACGCGAACCGGAATTAGCCATGACAGATCTGCATCAAATTTTAGACCGGGTCCTGGTATTGACCGAGCATGTATTTTTGGTCAAACATGCTACGTTGAGTAAGTTCTATGATGAGACACTTCCTTTGGTGATGGTCGATGCGCATATGATTGAGCAGGTGATTATGAACTTAGTCCTGAACGCGGTTCAGGCACTCAAAGAAGGTGGCCAGGTGACGTTGCGGACTCGAAAACAGGAAGATGGATATGAAATTGAGGTTGAGGATACTGGGTGCGGAATACCTCCAGAGATTCGTCCTCATATTTTTGATCCTTTTTTTACGACGAAAGGGACCGGTGAGGGGACCGGGTTGGGATTGTCGGTGAGTTTGGGAATTGTCCAGCGGCATGCAGGTGAGATGTTGGTGGACAGTGAAGAGGGGAAAGGGACTCGGTTTACCATTCGCATGCCATTGGTTCGATCTCGTTCTGGCATTCCTGTGAAGGTAGGCACATGA
- a CDS encoding WD40 repeat domain-containing protein, whose protein sequence is MTQPTSPDTLSSNPGFIHNPDFQPTPLIDSLAYWKSGVRELKSFRGHTQEIWSVSFSPDGLTLASGGNDRFIRIWDIETGRLLRSLRGHTLTVREVKHSPDGQMIASASEDRTIRLWNPQTGESLRLLFTRYDHGVTSISFSPDGLMLARAGQNKDIKIWEVTTGTELMTLLGKDQYDHNWSVCTAFSPDGIHLVAGTDVGKIKLYEVLPSGEERIVHNGHWRDDADDESTESRGFYVDDQGGFQKPMEYWIGALTFTPDGGTMISGSRDCTIKFWDMPTMEECRTLKGHSAWVRNLLVTQDGQVLISASDDGTVKMWDIQTGRQFRTIRSHKGPVRGITLSSDGKYLATAGNDRIITLWEGGE, encoded by the coding sequence ATGACCCAGCCGACAAGTCCTGACACACTAAGTTCCAATCCCGGGTTCATCCATAATCCAGATTTCCAACCCACGCCACTCATTGATTCACTCGCCTATTGGAAAAGCGGTGTTAGGGAACTGAAGTCATTTCGTGGTCACACACAGGAAATATGGTCTGTCTCCTTTTCCCCTGATGGCCTGACACTTGCCAGCGGAGGAAATGATCGTTTTATTAGGATTTGGGATATTGAAACCGGCCGTCTTCTTCGATCTCTACGAGGCCACACCCTTACCGTTCGAGAGGTCAAGCATAGCCCTGATGGGCAAATGATCGCTTCAGCAAGTGAAGACCGGACCATTCGGCTTTGGAATCCTCAAACAGGGGAATCACTTCGATTACTCTTTACTCGTTACGACCATGGCGTGACCAGCATTTCATTTTCCCCAGATGGCCTCATGCTCGCTAGGGCTGGCCAGAATAAAGACATTAAAATCTGGGAAGTAACCACAGGCACTGAACTCATGACGCTCCTTGGGAAAGACCAATATGACCATAATTGGAGCGTCTGCACAGCGTTTTCCCCGGACGGTATCCACCTAGTTGCTGGTACCGATGTCGGGAAAATTAAGCTCTATGAAGTTCTACCAAGCGGGGAAGAAAGAATTGTTCACAACGGCCATTGGAGAGATGATGCCGACGACGAATCGACCGAAAGTCGTGGTTTTTACGTAGACGACCAGGGCGGATTTCAAAAGCCCATGGAATATTGGATTGGGGCGCTCACCTTCACTCCTGATGGGGGCACCATGATTTCCGGAAGTCGCGACTGTACGATTAAGTTCTGGGACATGCCGACGATGGAAGAATGCCGCACACTGAAAGGCCACTCGGCATGGGTTAGAAATCTTCTTGTGACCCAGGATGGACAGGTGCTTATCAGCGCCAGTGATGATGGGACCGTCAAAATGTGGGATATTCAAACTGGGCGTCAGTTCAGGACGATTCGGTCACACAAGGGACCTGTCAGAGGGATTACCCTTTCATCTGATGGGAAATACCTTGCCACGGCTGGAAACGACCGGATCATCACCCTCTGGGAGGGTGGAGAATAA
- a CDS encoding sigma-54 dependent transcriptional regulator: MTHGSILIIDDEPLMRVSMVDALKAIGYVVQEASSGLEGLERLRTSRFNLVITDLRLPGVDGLHIVKQCKEHCPGTEVIVITAHGSVDTAVDAMKSGAYDYITKPFSMDELLLSVERVCAVVALREENRVLRDELEKKFSFQGIVGKNERMRQVLEKIKLVSVTDATVLVVGESGTGKELIANAIHANSARRNHALVKVSCAALPETLLEAELFGHEKGAFTGALRQRHGRFELAHQGTLFLDEIGEISPLVQVKLLRVLQERQFERVGGNDTIEVDVRLVCATQKDLRKEVEQGRFREDLYYRLNVVPVQLPPLRERREDIFMIAQHFLKTMSGRNHQEPKALSRQAREVLLQYSFPGNVRELENTIERALALAQHTQEIQVWDLCGQSRCPYAGGEPQKGCGLCGDQEGRRGGKNGAMETLAEARENFERGHILEILNRTGWSRMTASRVLGLSRKGLWEKCKRYGIVRACDDTNSEKDDRDDD, encoded by the coding sequence ATGACTCACGGTTCAATCCTGATTATTGATGATGAGCCCTTGATGCGAGTCTCTATGGTGGATGCGCTGAAGGCGATCGGCTATGTGGTACAAGAAGCCAGTTCCGGGTTGGAGGGACTGGAGCGGTTGCGGACTTCCCGGTTTAATTTGGTGATTACTGATTTGCGATTACCAGGTGTGGACGGCCTTCATATTGTAAAACAGTGTAAGGAGCATTGCCCTGGCACGGAAGTGATTGTCATAACTGCCCATGGCTCTGTTGACACGGCTGTGGATGCGATGAAAAGCGGTGCTTACGATTACATCACGAAGCCCTTTTCCATGGATGAATTGTTGTTGAGTGTGGAGCGAGTCTGTGCAGTGGTGGCTCTTCGGGAAGAGAATCGGGTCTTACGGGATGAATTGGAAAAGAAATTTAGTTTTCAAGGGATTGTGGGAAAAAACGAGCGAATGCGCCAAGTACTGGAAAAGATCAAGTTAGTTTCGGTCACCGACGCGACGGTATTAGTGGTTGGTGAAAGTGGAACGGGAAAAGAGTTGATCGCAAATGCCATACATGCCAATAGCGCCCGCCGAAATCATGCTTTGGTCAAAGTGAGTTGTGCCGCGCTACCGGAAACGCTATTAGAGGCTGAGCTGTTTGGCCATGAGAAAGGGGCGTTTACGGGGGCTCTCCGGCAACGGCATGGTCGATTCGAACTTGCTCATCAGGGCACCCTCTTTTTGGATGAAATCGGCGAAATTTCCCCTTTGGTCCAAGTTAAATTACTTCGTGTCCTACAGGAACGGCAGTTTGAACGCGTCGGGGGAAATGACACGATTGAAGTGGATGTGCGATTGGTGTGTGCAACACAGAAGGATTTACGGAAAGAAGTTGAACAAGGAAGATTCCGGGAGGATCTCTATTATCGATTGAATGTGGTGCCGGTTCAGCTTCCCCCTCTCCGAGAACGTCGAGAAGATATATTCATGATTGCCCAGCATTTTTTGAAGACGATGTCAGGTCGAAATCACCAAGAACCAAAAGCCTTGTCACGGCAAGCTCGCGAGGTGTTGTTGCAGTATTCCTTTCCGGGGAATGTCAGAGAATTAGAAAATACCATTGAACGTGCGTTAGCTTTGGCACAACACACTCAAGAAATCCAGGTTTGGGATCTCTGTGGGCAGAGTCGATGTCCATATGCGGGTGGGGAACCGCAAAAAGGATGCGGGCTTTGCGGGGACCAGGAGGGGAGGAGAGGCGGGAAGAACGGGGCGATGGAAACCTTGGCCGAAGCGCGAGAAAATTTTGAACGGGGGCATATTCTCGAAATACTTAATCGAACGGGGTGGAGTCGGATGACGGCTTCGAGGGTTTTGGGATTATCCAGAAAAGGTCTTTGGGAAAAATGTAAACGGTATGGGATTGTTCGGGCATGCGACGACACGAATTCTGAAAAGGACGATCGGGATGACGATTGA
- the secF gene encoding protein translocase subunit SecF: MMEILGKTDIDFMGKRNIAFMVSGFLVSLGLLAVIAILVGWANLGIDFAGGTAVQLKFDKPLLIADARKALDAHGLGAAELQEFPQDQKLLIRVKTETTIEEGVSKNIIQAFQAEFPDHGFVVDSSTSIGPTIGKKLQEDALIAVILSLAGIILYVAVRFEFRFGVAAAIATFHDVLAVLGIYFLLNTEITLLVVTALLTLAGYSLTDTVIVFDRIRENLRQRRRETTTTMINNGINQVLSRTLITTLTVVLVLVPLTIWGGEVLHDFSLALLLGVLIGTYSSIFVASPLLLLWPGAEGKLLGRGK, encoded by the coding sequence ATGATGGAAATTCTGGGGAAAACAGATATTGATTTTATGGGAAAGCGGAACATTGCCTTCATGGTATCAGGCTTTCTGGTTTCTCTGGGATTGTTGGCCGTTATCGCCATTCTGGTGGGATGGGCCAATTTGGGGATTGATTTTGCCGGGGGGACGGCCGTCCAACTGAAGTTTGATAAGCCCCTCCTGATTGCCGACGCCAGAAAAGCCTTGGATGCGCATGGACTGGGTGCCGCGGAACTTCAGGAGTTTCCCCAGGATCAAAAACTTTTGATACGCGTGAAAACTGAAACCACAATTGAAGAGGGCGTCAGTAAGAATATCATTCAGGCTTTTCAAGCTGAATTTCCTGATCATGGGTTTGTGGTGGACTCCAGTACGTCAATAGGTCCCACGATTGGGAAGAAACTACAAGAAGATGCCTTGATTGCCGTTATACTTTCGCTCGCAGGAATTATTCTCTATGTTGCCGTTCGTTTTGAGTTTCGTTTTGGCGTGGCTGCGGCCATTGCCACATTTCATGACGTCCTTGCAGTATTGGGGATTTATTTTTTGTTGAATACCGAAATTACGTTGCTGGTGGTGACGGCCCTATTGACCCTGGCAGGATATTCTTTGACCGATACCGTGATTGTGTTCGACCGTATTCGTGAAAATCTTCGACAGAGGAGACGTGAGACGACGACGACGATGATCAATAACGGGATTAATCAGGTCTTAAGCCGGACATTAATTACGACGTTGACTGTTGTTCTGGTCCTGGTTCCATTGACCATTTGGGGAGGAGAAGTGTTACACGATTTTTCTTTGGCCTTATTGTTGGGCGTTCTCATTGGAACCTATTCCTCGATTTTTGTCGCGAGTCCGCTCCTCTTACTGTGGCCTGGTGCAGAGGGAAAGCTATTAGGTCGAGGTAAATAG